From the Daucus carota subsp. sativus chromosome 8, DH1 v3.0, whole genome shotgun sequence genome, one window contains:
- the LOC108199684 gene encoding kinesin-like protein KIN-13A: protein MGGQMQQSNAAATALYDHPSMAGGSLHNAGTSSDAGDAVMARWLQSAGLQHLASPLASSGVDQRLLPNLLMQGYGAQSAEEKQRLLMLMRNLNFSGEAGSEPYTPTAQSSNGITASDGFYSPDFRGDFGAGLLDLHAMDDTELLSDNALTEPFESSPFMTDVTEAVDNDFEVIPNQQQRGQADGDTSRVLPTNEKDNTRENNVAKIKVVVRKRPLNKKEVSRKEDDIVTVCDQALLSVHEPKLKVDLTAYVEKHEFCFDAVLDEEVTNDEVYRATVEPIIPIIFRKTKATCFAYGQTGSGKTYTMQPLPLRAAEDLVRILHQPTYRNQKFKLWLSYFEIYGGKLYDLLTDRKKLCMREDGRQQVCIVGLQEFEVLDVHIVKEYIERGNASRSTGSTGANEESSRSHAILQLVVKKHNEVKEKRRNNDGNETKAGKVVGKISFIDLAGSERGADTTDNDRQTRIEGAEINKSLLALKECIRALDNDQIHIPFRGSKLTEVLRDSFVGNSRTVMISCISPNAGSCEHTLNTLRYADRVKSLSKSGNPKKDQGATPVSLLNKENTSIPQVSTGGEDVYDQEQEVKAVDTSRRVAEKNYQKPIADIDKQSTTFPSHQSFKSREESGVVSSFVDKERADLKNTSVGSTSHKLYSASSSHNAVDTEEKVQKVSPPRRKTFRDDKPDKLLRKDGTGFDQSNTPYQQKNTTHTNNITHEQLETEAPLNGNNNEILEEEAALIAAHRKEIEDTMEIVRDEMKLLAEVDQPGSHIDSYVTQLSFVLSRKAASLVSLQSRLARFQHRLKEQEVLSRRRVPR, encoded by the exons ATGGGTGGCCAGATGCAACAGAGCAATGCTGCGGCAACTGCTCTGTATGATCACCCTAGTATGGCCGGTGGGTCCTTGCACAATGCAGGGACTTCGAGTGATGCTGGAGATGCGGTCATGGCACGGTGGCTTCAGTCTGCCGGGTTGCAGCATCTGGCCTCACCATTGGCTTCTAGTGGGGTTGATCAGCGCCTTTTACCTAATCTCCTTATGCAG GGTTATGGAGCTCAGTCTGCTGAAGAGAAACAGAGGCTTTTAATGTTAATGAGAAACCTCAATTTCAGTGGGGAAGCTGGTTCCGAACCATATACTCCTACTGCCCAAAGTTCCAATGGGATTACTGCATCAGATGGATTCTATTCTCCAGACTTTAGGGGAGATTTTGGAGCTGGTCTTTTGGATCTACATGCTATGGATGACACGGAGCTTCTCTCTGAT AATGCTCTTACAGAACCATTTGAGTCGTCTCCTTTTATGACTGATGTAACTGAAGCAGTTGACAATGACTTTGAGGTGATACCTAACCAACAACAAAGAGGGCAAGCAGATGGAGATACTTCACGTGTATTGCCTACCAATGAGAAGGATAATACAAGGGAAAACAATGTTGCTAAGATTAAAGTTGTG GTTCGGAAAAGACCATTAAACAAGAAGGAAGTTTCTCGTAAGGAGGATGACATCGTGACTGTTTGTGATCAAGCTCTGTTATCTGTACACGAACCCAAGTTAAAG GTGGACTTGACTGCTTATGTGGAGAAACACGAGTTCTGTTTTGATGCTGTCTTAGATGAAGAAGTGACCAATGATGAG GTGTACCGTGCTACTGTGGAGCCAATTATTCCTATCATTTTCCGAAAAACGAAGGCAACTTGTTTTGCTTATGGCCAGACAG GAAGTGGCAAGACATACACCATGCAACCTTTACCTCTTAGAGCTGCGGAAGATCTTGTTAGAATATTGCATCAACCAACTTACCGTAATCAGAAGTTCAAATTGTGGCTTAGCTACTTTGAGATATATGGTGGAAAGCTATATGATCTTCTTACTGATAGAAA GAAACTGTGCATGAGAGAAGATGGTCGGCAACAAGTTTGCATTGTTGGATTGCAAGAATTTGAGGTTTTGGATGTACATATTGTTAAAGAGTACATTGAGAGGGGAAACGCATCAAGAAGTACAGGGTCTACTGGTGCTAATGAGGAATCATCTAGGTCACACGCAATATTACAACTAGTTGTTAAGAAGCACAATGAGGTGAAAGAAAAAAGGCGTAACAATGATGGAAATGAGACTAAAGCTGGGAAGGTTGTGGGGAAGATATCCTTTATAGATCTCGCTGGTAGTGAAAGAGGTGCTGATACGACTGACAATGACCGACAAACACG GATCGAGGGAGCTGAAATAAATAAGAGTCTTTTGGCCCTTAAAGAGTGTATTCGAGCTCTTGATAATGACCAGATTCATATTCCATTCCGCGGGAGCAAGCTCACGGAGGTGCTTCGTGACTCCTTTGTTGGCAACTCTAGGACCGTTATGATCTCTTGTATTTCTCCAAATGCTGGTTCATGTGAACATACACTCAATACATTAAGATACGCTGATAG AGTGAAAAGCCTTTCCAAAAGTGGGAATCCGAAGAAGGATCAGGGCGCAACTCCAGTATCACTCCTCAACAAGGAGAATACATCAATACCTCAGGTGTCAACTGGTGGGGAAGATGTTTATGACCAGGAACAGGAGGTTAAAGCGGTGGATACTAGTAGAAGGGTTGCAGAAAAGAACTATCAAAAACCCATTGCTGATATagacaagcaatccactaccttCCCTTCACATCAATCGTTTAAAAGCCGCGAGGAAAGTGGAGTGGTTTCTAGCTTTGTGGATAAAGAGAGGGCTGACCTGAAAAATACATCAGTTGGTTCAACCAGTCACAAATTATACTCAGCGTCATCCTCCCATAATGCGGTTGACACTGAAGAGAAGGTGCAGAAGGTATCACCGCCTCGGAGAAAAACCTTTAGGGATGACAAACCTGATAAGCTGCTGAGAAAAGATGGCACCGGCTTTGATCAGTCCAATACACCTTACCAGCAAAAGaacacaacacacacaaataaCATAACACATGAGCAGCTCGAAACAGAAGCTCCTCTAAATGGGAATAATAATGAAATACTTGAG GAAGAAGCAGCCCTGATTGCAGCCCATAGAAAAGAAATTGAAGACACGATGGAGATTGTGAGGGAT GAAATGAAATTGTTGGCTGAAGTCGACCAGCCAGGTAGCCACATTGACAGTTACGTGACTCAACTAAGTTTTGTGCTGTCGCGCAAAGCAGCAAGTCTTGTCAGCCTACAATCACGGCTTGCCAGGTTCCAACACCGACTAAAAGAACAGGAGGTTCTTAGTAGGAGGAGGGTTCCTCGCTAA
- the LOC108199710 gene encoding ABC transporter C family member 14, producing the protein MSSPSWLSDFECSASTSGFSQWLGFIFVSPCSQRILFSSIDLIFLLSLLVFGLQKLCSRFIYKQNISSNYMNEPLLEETRKISYTVTLWFKLSVVVACLLTIAYTVLCVLSFIRGVSTSWKLIEGLFWLVQALTFLAISVLVAHEKKFNAVVHPFTLRLYWIAHFVIVVLFAACAITRLVMKNEYLEEYVMIDDIFFLASLPLSAFLFVVAIYGTSGIVVFTENGIDHSLVTELNGPNVRDLNVSGYANASWLSRGTWYWMSPLITKGYKSPLTIDDVPTLPADHRAERMADLFEMNWPKEGENLKNPVRDTLIRCFWKQIVFTGFLALLRLSVMYIGPMLIQNFVDYTSGDRSNPLEGYYLILILLSAKFVEVLSSHQFNFQCSRLGMLIRSSLITSLYKKGLRLSCSSRQDHGVGQIVNHMAVDAQQLSDMIPQLHPIWMTPLQIAVALSLLYSTMGLSMIAATIIVIGTMFFTLWITRKNNRFQYNIMRNKDSRMKATNELLSNMRVIKFQAWEEHFNKRIQSFRDLEYGWLSKFMYAISTNMVVLWNIPMVMAVVTFGVALWLNVIHLDAGTVFTATTIFRILQEPIRTFPQSLISVSQALVSLGRLDGFMTSKELENRSVERVLGCGGCTAVEVKGGNFSWDDNDGIAILKKVNITIKKGELAAIVGTVGSGKSSLLASILGEMHKLSGEVRVCGTTSYVAQTSWIQNATIEENILFGSPMNRKMYEEVLRVCCLQKDMEIMEHGDQTEIGERGINLSGGQKQRIQLARAVYQDCDIYLLDDVFSAVDAETGSEIFKECVRGALKDKTVLLVTHQVDFLHNADLILVMRDGEIVESGKYEPLLISGMDFGALVAAHETSMELVGTSTTAASDDSLERPKSPLASSSPKKPTGENGVLAQSNSKKGNSKLIEEEERESGQVSFGVYKQYFTEAFGWWGVAGVLLISLLWQGSYMGSDYWLAYETSEERKFVPSLFITVYAIFGVVSCVFVLGRAFFVTYLGLKTAQSFFRRILHSILHAPMSFFDTTPSGRILSRASSDQANIDFLIPFFLSMTITMYFSLLGVLVITCQYAWPTVFFLVPLVWLNIWYRGYYLASSRELTRLDQITKAPVIHHFSETISGVMTIRCFRKQGRFIQGNIDKVNANLRMDFHNNGSNEWLGFRLELLGCLVMCVSALFLILLPSTIIKPENVGLSLSYGLSLNGVLFWTVYLSCFVENRMVSVERIKQFISIPSEAAWKMAESLPSPDWPENGNIEITNLQVRYRSNTPLVLKGITLSIRGGDKIGVVGRTGSGKSTLIQVFFRLVEPSGGKIVIDGLDICKLGLHDLRSRFGIIPQDPVLFEGTVRSNIDPIGLYSDEDIWKSLERCQLKDVVAEKPEKLDASVVDSGENWSVGQRQLLCLGRVMLKHSRILFMDEATASVDSQTDAIIQKIIREEFKDCTIITIAHRIPTVIDCDKVLVIDAGLAKEYDAPSELLERPSLFAALVQEYSNRSSGL; encoded by the exons ATGTCTTCACCTTCTTGGCTCAGTGATTTtgagtgttctgcatcaacctCAGGATTTTCACAGTGGTTAGGTTTCATATTTGTTTCTCCTTGTTCACAAAGAATCTTGTTTTCATCCATTGATCTTATATTTCTGCTAAGCCTTTTAGTGTTTGGACTCCAGAAGTTATGTTCAAGGTTTATATATAAACAGAACATCAGTTCTAATTATATGAATGAACCCCTTCTTGAAGAAACCAGGAAAATTTCTTATACAGTCACCCTTTGGTTCAAATTATCTGTAGTTGTTGCCTGCTTGTTAACCATAGCTTACACAGTGCTGTGTGTGTTGTCATTCATTCGAGGCGTATCGACATCATGGAAGCTGATAGAGGGTTTGTTTTGGTTAGTTCAAGCTCTGACCTTTCTTGCAATCTCAGTTCTTGTTGCAcatgaaaagaaatttaatgCTGTTGTTCATCCCTTTACACTTAGATTGTATTGGATAGCACATTTTGTGATTGTAGTTTTGTTTGCTGCATGTGCTATAACTAGACTGGttatgaaaaatgagtatttGGAAGAGTATGTGATGATAgatgatatatttttcttagCCAGTCTTCCTTTGTCTGCATTTCTGTTTGTTGTCGCGATTTACGGAACCTCTGGGATTGTTGTCTTTACAGAGAATGGTATAGACCATAGTTTAGTAACAGAATTGAATGGGCCTAATGTGAGGGATTTGAATGTGAGTGGATATGCTAATGCTTCTTGGTTATCTAGAGGAACATGGTATTGGATGAGTCCACTGATAACCAAGGGTTATAAATCTCCGCTGACAATAGATGATGTCCCCACTCTTCCAGCTGATCATAGAGCAGAAAGAATGGCAGATTTGTTTGAGATGAACTGGCCTAAAGAAGGTGAAAATCTGAAGAATCCTGTTAGGGACACTTTGATCCGGTGCTTCTGGAAGCAAATTGTCTTCACTGGTTTCCTGGCCCTTCTGCGTTTATCTGTTATGTACATTGGTCCTATGCTAATACAAAATTTCGTTGATTATACTTCTGGAGATAGAAGCAACCCACTTGAAGGATATTATCTGATATTGATACTGTTATCAGCGAAATTCGTGGAAGTTCTTAGTTCACATCAATTTAACTTCCAGTGCTCGAGACTTGGGATGCTCATTAGGTCTTCCCTCATTACATCTTTGTACAAGAAGGGCCTAAGGTTGTCTTGCTCATCTCGGCAGGATCATGGAGTAGGACAGATTGTTAATCATATGGCTGTTGATGCCCAGCAACTCTCTGACATGATTCCACAGCTACACCCAATATGGATGACACCTTTACAAATTGCAGTAGCTTTGTCTCTCCTCTATAGCACTATGGGTCTCTCAATGATTGCAGCGACCATTATAGTCATAGGGACAATGTTTTTTACTCTGTGGATTACTCGCAAGAATAACAGGTTTCAGTACAATATAATGAGGAACAAGgattcaagaatgaaagcaACAAATGAGTTACTCAGCAATATGCGTGTCATCAAATTTCAAGCATGGGAGGAACACTTTAATAAAAGGATTCAGTCTTTCCGAGATCTGGAGTATGGCTGGCTCAGTAAATTCATGTATGCAATTTCTACTAACATGGTTGTGCTCTGGAATATTCCTATGGTCATGGCAGTGGTTACATTTGGAGTTGCACTTTGGTTGAATGTTATCCATCTTGATGCAGGAACAGTGTTTACAGCAACAACAATTTTCAGAATTTTGCAGGAACCTATCCGGACCTTTCCACAATCTCTTATCTCAGTATCACAGGCATTAGTTTCCTTGGGAAGGTTGGACGGGTTCATGACAAGCAAGGAATTGGAGAATAGATCTGTGGAGAGAGTGCTAGGCTGTGGTGGCTGTACTGCAGTGGAAGTGAAAGGTGGGAACTTTTCATGGGATGATAATGATGGTATTGCAATTCTGAAGAAGGTGAATATTACAATCAAGAAAGGAGAGCTTGCAGCAATTGTTGGAACTGTTGGATCAGGGAAGTCTTCCTTACTGGCTTCAATACTTGGGGAGATGCACAAACTTTCAGGGGAG GTCCGAGTTTGTGGGACAACTTCATATGTGGCTCAAACATCTTGGATACAGAATGCAACTATTGAAGAAAATATCTTGTTTGGTTCACCAATGAACAGGAAAATGTACGAGGAAGTATTACGAGTTTGTTGCTTGCAAAAGGATATGGAAATTATGGAGCATGGGGACCAGACAGAGATTGGAGAACGTGGAATCAATCTCAGTGGTGGCCAAAAGCAGCGGATACAGCTTGCTAGAGCTGTATATCAGGACTGTGATATATATCTTCTTGATGATGTCTTTAGTGCTGTTGATGCGGAAACAGGATCAGAAATATTCAAG GAATGTGTGAGGGGAGCCCTCAAAGATAAAACAGTTTTGCTTGTTACTCACCAAGTTGATTTCTTGCACAATGCTGATCTCATACTG GTCATGCGAGATGGGGAGATTGTGGAATCTGGAAAGTATGAACCACTTCTAATATCTGGCATGGATTTTGGTGCTCTTGTAGCTGCCCATGAAACTTCGATGGAGCTTGTTGGGACGAGCACCACAGCGGCCAGTGATGATTCGCTGGAGAGGCCAAAGTCCCCTCTTGCCTCTTCTAGCCCAAAGAAACCGACAGGTGAAAATGGCGTATTAGCTCAATCAAATTCCAAGAAGGGAAACTCAAAGCTCATTGAGGAGGAAGAGAGGGAGAGTGGCCAGGTGAGCTTCGGAGTCTATAAGCAGTATTTCACCGAAGCATTTGGATGGTGGGGAGTAGCAGGAGTACTACTAATATCTCTTTTGTGGCAAGGATCTTACATGGGAAGTGATTATTGGCTAGCTTACGAGACTTCAGAAGAACGAAAATTCGTTCCTTCTCTGTTTATCACAGTTTATGCAATCTTTGGTGTCGTTTCATGTGTATTTGTGCTAGGTAGAGCGTTTTTCGTAACATATTTGGGCCTGAAGACAGCACAGAGCTTCTTCCGTCGAATTCTACACAGCATTCTGCATGCTCCAATGTCATTTTTTGACACTACTCCTTCAGGAAGAATATTAAGCCGC GCATCAAGTGATCAAGCCAATATTGATTTTCTGATccccttctttctgagtatgaCAATCACAATGTACTTCTCATTGCTCGGAGTTTTGGTCATTACATGCCAGTATGCTTGGCCAACAGTGTTTTTTCTGGTCCCTCTGGTTTGGCTCAACATCTGGTATCGG GGATACTATCTTGCATCATCTCGTGAACTAACCAGGCTTGATCAAATAACTAAAGCACCAGTCATTCATCATTTCTCAGAGACGATTTCTGGTGTTATGACCATTCGTTGCTTCAGGAAGCAGGGTAGGTTTATTCAAGGAAATATTGACAAAGTTAATGCAAATCTGCGGATGGATTTCCACAACAACGGATCAAATGAATGGTTAGGTTTCCGCTTGGAGCTATTGGGGTGCTTAGTTATGTGCGTTTCTGCCTTGTTTCTAATCTTGCTTCCTAGCACTATTATCAAACCAG AGAATGTTGGTTTGTCTCTTTCCTATGGACTTTCATTGAATGGTGTGCTGTTTTGGACCGTATATTTGAGTTGCTTTGTGGAAAACCGAATGGTGTCAGTTGAAAGAATAAAACAATTCATAAGCATCCCTTCTGAAGCTGCATGGAAGATGGCAGAATCTCTCCCTTCTCCAGATTGGCCTGAAAATGGAAACATTGAGATAACCAATCTGCAG GTAAGATACCGATCAAATACTCCTTTAGTTCTCAAGGGAATCACTCTTAGTATTCGTGGAGGAGATAAGATTGGTGTTGTTGGTCGAACTGGAAGTGGGAAGTCTACTCTTATTCAAGTTTTCTTTCGGCTGGTGGAGCCTTCTGGTGGAAAGATAGTCATCGATGGCCTTGACATATGCAAGCTTGGCCTACATGATCTCAGGTCCCGTTTTGGGATTATTCCACAGGATCCTGTTCTATTTGAAGGAACCGTCAGAAGCAATATTGATCCGATTGGGCTGTATTCAGACGAAGACATATGGAAG AGTCTTGAACGCTGCCAACTAAAAGACGTGGTGGCTGAAAAGCCTGAGAAACTCGACGCTTCTG TGGTTGATAGTGGAGAAAACTGGAGCGTGGGGCAAAGACAGCTTCTTTGCCTAGGACGCGTAATGCTGAAGCACAGCAGGATTCTGTTTATGGACGAAGCAACAGCCTCAGTTGATTCCCAAACTGATGctattattcaaaaaatcatcCGAGAAGAATTTAAAGACTGTACAATTATCACAATTGCTCACAGGATCCCCACAGTCATTGATTGTGACAAGGTGTTGGTCATCGATGCTG GTTTGGCGAAAGAATATGATGCACCGTCTGAGTTGCTTGAGAGGCCTTCTCTGTTTGCAGCATTAGTTCAGGAGTACTCCAACAGATCGTCGGGATTATGA